The following nucleotide sequence is from Pedobacter sp. PACM 27299.
AAACCGGCCGGAGATAAAGGATACGATAAAGCGGAAGTGATGAGGGGCGGTATTGATACGAATGAGTTGTCGTCTAAAACACTAGAATGTAAAAGCATTCCAGGATTATATTTTGGCGGGGAATGCCTGGATGTAACCGGATGGCTAGGAGGATATAATTTCCAATGGGCCTGGGCAAATGGTTATGTGATTGCGCAAAACATTTAAAACTTACTGAAAAGGCGTCTGGCTTTAGACCAATTGGTCGTAAATAAAGCAAATATCAATTCGAAAATAACTTCCATAAGTAGTTGATTTAGAATACGAATATAAGTTTAACAAAGCTGGATTCCAATAGTTTGGGATCCAGCTTTTTATTTTAAAATTTCATTCCCATAAGTTCACCTAACTTAAAAGCGTTTCCAATCGCTGTTGCAGCGCCATAATCTAAGATTGCACGGTACTTGTTGTGGTATTTTTTATACACGTATACATCTCTTCTCCAGGCTTTATAATTGGAGCTATTCACCTGATCGATAATCGTAGAAATATTCTGACCATGCGCTTTCGTAGTGTGCCATATTCCACTTGGGATATATAGTACTTCTCCTGCTCTTAAAGTAATGGTGGTAGGGGTGGCCTCTCTGAACCTGGGGTATTTTTCGTAATCAGGGTTAGAGATATCTATTGGCGATCTCGATTCTAATAACCCGCCTTTTCCAGGATACATTAATTCTTCCTGATCCCTTGGGAAAATAATCACATCTTTTTCACCATACAGCTGAATCAGCCAGGCATGAACATCATAAGCGTCTTTATGGACTGAATAATGATTACCTGCACCGCCAATGTGTAAATCCATCCCGTTTCCTAGTTTATTCTTCAGGATTTTGTGGTTCAGCCAATTCGGTTTTACCAAGGTCATGTCCATGGGATCCATGTATCCCAGGATTTCCGGAAGCTGGGTGAGGATGTTGAACTTAACAGGGTATGGGGCTGGGTTTTCTTTAGTGCTATTGGCTGTTAAATCCAGCAATTCCGATATCGTGTATTGCTTGTTGGAAAACCAAGTGGTTCGGTCACCAAAATTTTTTCTGAAAAATTCGGGTGTAAAAATTAGATTGGATTTCCATACCTGGGTTGCATTTTCAAGGATGACCGGAATACCGGGTTTTTGATACTTCTCTATGAATTCCGTGTAAGAGAGGTCTTTCCTTCTTTCAATTGTTGTCATACGTTCCCTATGTTGAGCTATTGTTTGCGCAAACATTGAAATACCAGGTGTAAAAAGGTATAAGAATTTTGCGTTAATCCCTATATGAAGTTAAGTATTTTTTAGAATAGTTAAAAACATATTATATATTTGCGACCCGCTAAGGAAATAAATGCCCGGATGGCGGAATTGGTAGACGCGCTGGTCTCAAACACCTGTGGGAAACCGTGCCGGTTCGACTCCGGCTCCGGGTACATACCGGACTGATGTCCGAAGAATCAAAGGGTTGCTCGTAAAGAAGCAACCCTTTTTTATTGATTCTCTGGAGGTTATGCCGGAAGTTCGGGTCGATGAAAGCGGTTCTAAGTAGACCCCCAGCCCATACCAGATTATCTTTGAACACCCCCCTCACAATCGCATGTTTTTGAAAGATGTTACATTTTTCATAGATCTCAAAAATATTGGTAAGCGCGGGCAGAACCCGATCAATCAGACTGTCTATTTCTATTTTTTGTTTGGGATTTCCATTGAGGCTCATTTCCAATGTTGCTTTTTCTTCTTGATATTTTTTAAACCAGGTCTGATAAGTTGAATTTTCGATGTGATTATTCATGAATTTCTCTTCCAACTCTAGAATTTTGACATTAATTGCGCTGATCGCATTGAGTTTTTCTTTTAATGTTTCCTGTTTTTGTTTTAGCGGCTCAGCTAATAATGCTTTTGAAGCGAGCCTAAGAAATTCTACTTGCTGCGGTTCAAAGCAAATGTCTTTAAGGACTTCGTCAAATTGTTCATGCAATAATTTACCTGGTACATTCACGCTGGTATGGATATGGCATCTATAATATAGATAGTATTGCCTTCTCCCTTTTGACCATCCAGCAGTCATACTTTGTCCACACCAGCATTTTAAAACTCCTCTTAAGGGGAATTCTTCGTCGGGACGTACTTTCTCCGGACGTTTGTTGTTGAGCATTTTGTTTGCTGTCCAGTATTCAGCTTCTGTGATTATTGGTTTATGAATGCCCTTGACATATTTTTCAGGTAAATCTTTAAGGGCAGGAACTTTAATTAATCCAGCATACAGGCAGTTGTTCAATATATCATGAATGGCGCTGTTTCCTTTGTTGGAGAATCCCATAGCCCTAACTGTTTTGTAGATGATGTAAGGAGCAATGCCAAGCAGGTAATCATTAAATATTCTTTCTACAATAATGGCTTGGTTTTGATCGATCTGGATATGATTCTTTTTTGAGCCATCATTAATGTTTTTATAGCCATAAGGCGCGCGTCCAAGATAGCGTCCGTTTTCTTTAGCATTTCTTATCCCTTGCCTGGTTCTGTTGCGGATGGTGAAAAGTTCTTTATTGGCAATCATGTAATCAAAAGCTCTTTTCATGAATACATCTGGATCAGATGTATCCAGATCCACCCGTTCATTTGTAGATAGCACTTTAACCCCATGAGTGCTTTCCAGATCTGCAATTTTCATTAAAGCTTCAGGTAGATTACGGCTGAAACGGTCATGATCCAATACAATGAGGTATTGGCATTCCCCTTTAAACTTCTTTAGGAAGTCCTCTAAGGCGCGATAATCTGGCCGGTCGAAGGTATAGCTGTCTTGTCCGTTATCTTTAAATAGCGCAATTATATTTAAGTTATTCCTTCGGCAATACTCTCGCACCGTCGATTCCTGGTATTCTAAAGATTTTGACTGGTCTTTGGTGCTTAATCTCAGGTATCCAATAGCGTTCATGCTTCCTCCTTTAATATGATTTGAATTATAATTTGTGCGAACAAGGTCAATAAGACCTGCTCGCTTTGACTAAACTTATGTTCGCTTTTTTCCAGTACTTTTTGAACTGGCAAGGGCAAAAAATCAAGTATGTACCCTTCGTCTGGTATCAAGATTATTTCTGGTTTGATGATTTTTGGATTTTCCTTTATTGCTGCCATAAAAACTGTTTTCAGCAATTTGAGTTTAATCTCAGTTTCTTTGTCCCATATGGGAGAATTACATTTCGTTAACAGAATTTTCTGCGATTTACCTTGGTTCATTTTCAGAACTTTAACTCTTTTCGTAGTCCAATTTTCTTAAAAAAAATTGGAGCAAGCGGAAGTTGGGCAGTGCCTCACTTTTCCCTCCTGGCGCTATCGCTAAGGGGGTATGGGATATACTCCGGATATATCCTGCTAGCCTTTGGCTAGTTTAAGCGCACAAAAGAGTATATCCATGGATATATCCACAGCCAAAATTTGGCAATGATTTAGTTTAATTATGTTTTAATTTCTTCAACAGCATAGCTCTACGAAAATCATTGATGTCCCTGAAATATTATACTATAAATAATTCCTCTCCTTAATAGATTGGAATTACAGCAGCCCGTTGTATAATCGATGACAATTTTAGTGAGCATCATTTGATCTCACCCTACGGCTGTACAAGCAGCCTCTTATATTTTTAAATTCATTTAAGATAGTATTTGTCAAGATCTTAAGTGAAGCCCAACATTGTCTATGTACTCAAAGAATTCCTACTCTTGTGGTTTCCTCCTGAACATTTAGTGAGTACAGATTTTGTCTCACTCTATGGCTGTACAAGCAGCCTCAAAAATTATTTATTCCACTATTAATTGTATGCCTGCTTTTTCAGCTTTATAATTTATTTTGTCTTTCAGACTGTAATAACTCCAGTTCTGCAACAGAAAAGGGTCTTGTTTTGCGATTTCTTCCTTTTGTTCCTGATTGACCAGAATTAAAGTAGCGGCCTCATGTTTTACGCAAAGGTCTATTAGCATACGACTGTATAGGTGTAATTTATACTCTACATACCTTTTCTCCTGATGTTGATAGTCTTCTAAACTTTTTAGCTTTCTTTTTTTGCCATGACCACCTCTGTTAAAAGTAACCGCTTTTTTTACCCTATAGATGGCAGCCTGTATGGCTAATCTACGGTGCAAGAATTCTTCTTTATTACCAATGGCGTATTGGTTATTACCAATTTTAACATTAACTGGATGTTCAATGGAAAGAGCGGCTTCTGCAATTACAGCGGTATCCAAAACATGTTGCTCTTTTTCAATTTCGATGACTGCTAATAAAAATATTTTACTCTTATCCAACTGGATATTGCTGGTAAGGAGTTTCATCGTCCCATTCTTGATTCTGTTCAGAATAACCTTTTTATCTGATTTATCTTTCCCTAGATAGGTTCGGAATGGAATTTTAAAGAGTTTAAAACAGAAGTTTCTGTGGTCAGGTGTATGGTCTATTTTTGTAATTGCTTCACCAGCAAAGGGCAGTGGAATGTCCTTTTTGTAATTTCTCAGAGATTTTTCACCTTTCCAATAGGCGACTTTCTCTTTATTAAAGTTTGCCAGCAATGTACTATTTAAGTTGCTAAGGATATTTGTTGGAATATGACCTTTAAAATGATTAGAGAGGAGTCGGTAGGTGGTGTTTATTCGGGAAGACTTGAGGATACCATTCGGTTCTTTTTTTTCGTCAGCAATTTTAAGTTTGATTTCATCTGTTAAGTAGAAGAAGTCTTTGACTTGTTCTTGTACAAAATGATGGGTCATAATCATGTTGGCAGAACGAAAACAGATCCATTGCCAATGGTATAGTTTTTCTTTAATTTCCTTGACAAAATGAGGGTCATCAGAATCGATCAGTAGCTGGATCTTGCGGGTGATAATTATTTTATTATTTTCCATGGCATTACATTTTTACCTTTTTTATCTTGGTATAAGCCTGTACAAAAACCTTTTGAATATGATTTTGACTTAGGTTTAATGTTCTGGCAATTTCTTCAAAGCTGTATTGAAGCTCATAGCGCATATGTAGAATTGTAGATTGCTCTTCGCATAGATCGCCTTCGAATTTGACCTTATTGGTTTTTCCGACAGTATTGAGCTTCTGGCTATTCTTTAAAATAGATTTTAAAGATTCCAGTGTTTTTTCAACTGTTTTTGCTACCTGATAATCTGTTATGCCGCCAACATGCCATGCGATGCGTTCATAGCTAAATGAATACTTTATGCAGAGTCGTATGAATAACTGCTGGTTTTCGGGAAGGTTGGGAAGCACACTTTCCACCGGCCTCCATTGCTCGCTCATATTGGTATAGTGTATCAGTTTCTTCTTCTTCCCAAGGGTTGTATCCACCTATATATTCCTGGTAATTTTCTAAATCATCCAGTTTTAGCATGTTTCGCTGGAATTTAGTGTTGGAAGTTTTGTAATAAGCTTTGCAACCGTCTGAAGTCCATTTTTTAACAAATGTTTCAATATGAGCTGGGTCACTAATACTCTTTCTGATTAGCCAGAGTCTGAGAAAAGCGTCATTAACAATACAATCAGCATTGGTGTCGTCCTTTATATATCTTAAGCCTTTAAAATATAATGATGGATACAGGAGTTTGTAGAAAAAGTCAAGTCCCTTTTCATTTCCTTCTTGAAATTTGTTGAAATAATACTGCTGGTCAGTTAGCTTTTTACTTTTCATGCTCGTAGTTTATACGAGTCTTATTGGAACTTGTGCTCAAAAAATAAGGGAGAGACACTATCTCCAATCAGTTCCCGGGGTCTAACTCCCATAAACGTGATTTTCAACGATAGTGCCCACTCCCTTATCGCGCAAATATAGCACAATATGGTATGTGGGCATAATTTATCGCTCTCCGTTTATTTTAAATGTTAGACTTGGGAACGTGAGACTCTTTATTATACCTTAAAACGTTATTAACTTTTTCAACCTTAAATCATAAATCAAATATAACAAAGAAAACTTGTATATGCAATTCATTCTTATTTAAGTTCATAATTGCATTATAATTATTATTCTTTTTGATTGATGTCGAAAAGAGCGAAAATTTATGAAGCTGGTGGAGTGAAACAGATTATAGGGGCGAAATTGAAAGATAGACGCCTATTACTGGAGTATTCACTAAGCGATATTTCTGATATGACAGACTTTTCAAAATCAACCGTCATTAATTTAGAGAAAGGGATCGCTACTAATTTGGATTATTACATTGGCTACGCTAAGGCGGTCGACTTGAAACTCCCAAAGTTATTCGACATTCCAATTCTATATAAACCAAAGTATGAGCTTTCTGAAGATAAAAAGAATAGAATATTTTTATCAAAAAAAATGCGGCAATTATATGCTAAGCATGATTTCTTTAGAAATAATGTGACTGTGGATGATATTATATTGCATTTTGAAAAGACCAGTGAATTAAACAGATCCAGGAAATTGAGCATAGATGTTTCTAGGATATTACTGAACTGGGTAGAAGATGGAGTTTTATATATTGCTGAAAAGCGGGGGCGTATCAATGTTTATTGTAAAGCTGAAAAGCTGCCAGGTTGATATCTATGTATTTCTCCGACGCTCATTTGTGACTTGCGAAATCCCCTAGCTCAAAATGCCTATAATGTTCCCGCCTTTAGTAATTATGGAATAGGGTAGATAATGCGGAAGATCGCTCCTTATTTGTGTTGGTTTTGTCTTGACCTCACCCTGTTCAAAATATTTCAAGTGAAAGAAGCAACTTTTAATAAAATTGTAATTGACAATATCGATCGGTAAGGCTTTTTCCCTCAGATTGTAATTCAAGACTTTCCTATCCGTGGGCATAAAGTGTTTTTTCATATCCGCAGACGCCGATGGCTCAATACAGAAACGTCCAAGGTGATTTAACGGAATTGGACTTTAGTAGAAAAGGGAACGCGAATGACTGGAGATTTCGCGGCTTTTTTAAAAGAAATCAATCGATACAGCGCCGAGTAGCGTTGATGCCATCAGGTCATTCTATGGTGTAAGAGTTAAGAATCTACTTCGTCAATATCGTGATTACCTCAGTGACTTTAAAAGCTGGGATCAAAAATCGCATGCAAAAAAGTGACTGTTATATCCGGAAAATCTTGGTGAACAGCTTTCTATAGACGAGACCAGTCTATCCCATGGTGAACTTTACAACATCCTTACCAACAAAGCCGCAAAACCGTTATTTCCGTGTTGAAAAGAATACAGGAAAGGGCAAGAAAAAAGGTCACTGAAGTCAACTTGGATATGGCTGGTAACATGGAATTGATCTGCAAACGTTGTTTTCCGCAAGCAACCAGAGTGACCGATCGGTTTCATGTACAGAAACTGGCTACCGAGGCACTACAGGAAATGCGGATCAAATACAGATGGGAAGCTATGGATCAGGAAAATGAGGCTATAGAAAGATCAAAAAAGACAGGTAGGCCATTTCAAGCGGAAGTACTCTATAATGGAGATACCATCAAGCAGTTGCTTGCCCGTAGGAGATATGTATTGTATAAAAAGCCTTCTGCCTGGATAGAAAGTCAAAAGGATCGTGCAGAGCTCTTATTCGAGAGGTTTCCCGATCTTAAAAACAGCCTATGGCCTCAGTTTTGGGCTTAGTCAAATCTTTGAAAATACAACTGACAAAATCTTTGCATTGGCCAGACTGGCCAAATGGCATGAAAAAGTAAGGCAAACAGGATTTAAAGTCTTCAATACAGTTGCAAGATCTATACAGAACCATTATCAGACTATATTGAATTACTTTGACAACAGATCTAATAATGCTGCCGCAGAATCTTTTAATGCAAAAATAGAGGCTTTCAGAAATCTGTTTAG
It contains:
- a CDS encoding sigma factor-like helix-turn-helix DNA-binding protein — translated: MSEQWRPVESVLPNLPENQQLFIRLCIKYSFSYERIAWHVGGITDYQVAKTVEKTLESLKSILKNSQKLNTVGKTNKVKFEGDLCEEQSTILHMRYELQYSFEEIARTLNLSQNHIQKVFVQAYTKIKKVKM
- a CDS encoding transcriptional regulator; amino-acid sequence: MSKRAKIYEAGGVKQIIGAKLKDRRLLLEYSLSDISDMTDFSKSTVINLEKGIATNLDYYIGYAKAVDLKLPKLFDIPILYKPKYELSEDKKNRIFLSKKMRQLYAKHDFFRNNVTVDDIILHFEKTSELNRSRKLSIDVSRILLNWVEDGVLYIAEKRGRINVYCKAEKLPG
- a CDS encoding transposase; this translates as MQSSYSRGFPILKTAYGLSFGLSQIFENTTDKIFALARLAKWHEKVRQTGFKVFNTVARSIQNHYQTILNYFDNRSNNAAAESFNAKIEAFRNLFRGVKNIEFFLYRLTQLYA
- a CDS encoding cupin-like domain-containing protein translates to MTTIERRKDLSYTEFIEKYQKPGIPVILENATQVWKSNLIFTPEFFRKNFGDRTTWFSNKQYTISELLDLTANSTKENPAPYPVKFNILTQLPEILGYMDPMDMTLVKPNWLNHKILKNKLGNGMDLHIGGAGNHYSVHKDAYDVHAWLIQLYGEKDVIIFPRDQEELMYPGKGGLLESRSPIDISNPDYEKYPRFREATPTTITLRAGEVLYIPSGIWHTTKAHGQNISTIIDQVNSSNYKAWRRDVYVYKKYHNKYRAILDYGAATAIGNAFKLGELMGMKF
- a CDS encoding transposase — protein: MLKRIQERARKKVTEVNLDMAGNMELICKRCFPQATRVTDRFHVQKLATEALQEMRIKYRWEAMDQENEAIERSKKTGRPFQAEVLYNGDTIKQLLARRRYVLYKKPSAWIESQKDRAELLFERFPDLKNSLWPQFWA
- a CDS encoding sigma-70 family RNA polymerase sigma factor, whose translation is MKSKKLTDQQYYFNKFQEGNEKGLDFFYKLLYPSLYFKGLRYIKDDTNADCIVNDAFLRLWLIRKSISDPAHIETFVKKWTSDGCKAYYKTSNTKFQRNMLKLDDLENYQEYIGGYNPWEEEETDTLYQYERAMEAGGKCASQPSRKPAVIHTTLHKVFI